AAATTTTAGCTTTCTTTTGTCTGTGTTGAAACTTGCCAAACTCCAggctttaatatatactgtacatgttttgcACAAATTATTAGAATAAGATAAAAGGGATCATAACTGCTAAATATATACAAGTCTCAATATAATAGCtatcaaatttagaaaaaaagcctatcaaataactaataaaataaaagttgaacCCCGTTAACAAAACTTTTCTCAGCATCAACAGAACCAAAGTATCAATACAAGTTTAAACTTTGCTTTCAAGAATACATTGAATTCACAGCATAAAATTTGAGATTCCATTACAATGTACATTTTCCTTCTAAAATATAATTGGattttaaaaaataagtttttcagTAGATCACAGGTAATAAATTGCTTTTATTTAACTTTACcaaaggtaaaattaaaaaaaaaaattcccaaatgaGGAAAAATGCCTATAAAGTTCATATGATATTGGAGTAAAATATATGGCATCTCTTTATTTCTACTTCGGGAAAAAAACTGCTATCTTTCGTAATTTCAAACCTTAAAATCATACAAAGATACTATAAAAATCACATCCTAAAAAACACTAAAGTAATGGTGTCAACTACTGGTTTAAATCTAAAATTCTTGTCAGAACTAGAAAAAAGCTTATTTATAAATGACTCAAGATTCTTATAAAAGTGGGAATGTGTTATGCACTTGAAACAAATACAGTGCCAAAATGATCATGTAATAACGACAAATATTTTTTCACCTAACAAGAAACAAGATTACTGCACTGTACATCTTTTAAAGTActgtaattaataaaaaatgacaaaacatGAATATAAGAAATTATAAAGCTTTTGCCTAGAATCTAGCAAAGAAACAAACTGTGCCTAGGAAACTCTTAGGAAACTCACAGACTCAAAACACTAAATCACCATCGTACAGTAGCACCCGATCAAAGAGTAAAATATACAACCTTAACCAAGTATGAACCGTTTTAAGTACCACATAAAAAGCCATACAAAGGGGAAAGAGAGGCATTTCACATCAGTTAAATGTAACTTCAGTGTATAATATCGACATATTAACAATATAACTCCTTTTACTCCACAGTAACAGACTTCGCAAGATTACGAGGACAATCAACATTACATCCTTTCAATACTGCTACGTGGTAAGATACTAGCTGCAAAGGAATAACCGTGAGGATCCCCTGTAAACAGTCAACGGTTTTTGGAACTTCTAGAACACTGGAACCATACTTTTGTGGTTCTTGATCATTTTTGTGGCAAATAAGAATAGGTCGACCCTCTCGTGCAGTTACTTGCTGAAGGGCATTCATGcatttctgaaagaaaatgcaCTCAAATTAATACCTCACATATTAGTACCTTCATTCTCATTTGGTAAGCTCTTAGAAATTTCATAACCATTAATAATTTGTTTTGCCTGAGGAcatgaaaatctatatattttaaaaCATACATAGTATGCAAATCAAATTTTCTGAAGGAAGACAATTCCTCCTTCGATAAATGTTGATATGTAACAAACATTTTATTTTCACACGTGTGGCCATTTCAGGTAAGGATTtgttaaaaaaatttttaaatagataaagaaaatttgaaaaacaagacagcagaataaataataattatgtatgctactattgaagaaattatagatATACTTTTTAAGCCacagaatatttcaaaattttacattaGAGTAGCAAAAGAAAATTAATACAAAAGCTAATAAGCTATAAAATATCATATGTTAAACACCCATCAACAAGAtactaattatataataaaatatattttttttaaattcaaagtcCATTAAAAGTATTCTGTAAATCTTTAATGATTAAAAATTAGGTTTTTACAAAGAAATAAGAATTGATTTGGCTTATTTCATGGAAGTCAGAAAGGCttataattatatgaaattaaaTCTTGCTCCTCATTAATATATAACAAACCATAATTTACCAGCAACTTACCACAAATACGTTATCTCTGGTACAGATCATAATGATTGGCATGCCTTTGTCCACAAGAGCAAGGGGTCCATGCTTAAGTTCTCCAGCTAAAATACCTTCACTGTGCATGTATGTGATTTCTTTGATTTTCTGGGAAAATAAGTGCATAATTAATTTTACGCAATTTAGGTATATGTAAATTAAACAATTTCAGAAACATAATCATAGTAATTTAAATATCCTCAAAGGAATGAATAAATACTTATCAATAAAAAACCAGACAACTAAGTGCTGGAGTTAGAACTTTTAAATCTCAAAATCCTTACCAAAGCGCCTTCAAGACAGGTGGCATAATTGTATCCGCGACCCAAAACTAGAAGAGATTTCTTCTCAAATACTTTCTTGCTGATTTCCTGTATCTTGGAATCTAGTTCAAGTACCTATTGGAGAAATATCTATAATATAACACTTGCACAGGTATTGAAAAATGTTAACCTGAAACCATACTGAACCAGCTTAATACAGGTTAACCAATgttcataaatgaataaaaaaaaatatcatattgaaggttatttttcttttaaagccCAAAAATCTAATAGTGAGTACAGCACTTTGTTCCTTAATCAGTCATCCTCACATTAAGTTTAGTTAAGGTGATTTTATTTAATTTCACCAACAATTTCTCATTACCTATCACTGAAATGTTGTATTATACAAAAAGTAACAATCCAATTGAAGAAAGACATTGAAACAATTGAAAGGTATTTCCATACTACTAGCtccaacataaataaaaaaacaatgcaAAATCATAGACCTCAGAAAAATTGAGAAGGAAGACAGGGGGGAGCACTGACCCACATCCCTGCTTGCTATTCAGCCTCAGTTACAAGCATACTAGTTTGCTTGTATAGGAACAAACTCCTGGTGGTTTTAAATCTATTTAGATACTATTTGGTACTCAATTGATTTTGGGTTGCCAATCATTAAGTTTGAAGTAGAGAGTCTTATTGTACCGTTATATTGTTACTGGTAGTACAATATCTAGGATTTTGCACtcttatattaaaattttattttagtaaatataATATTCTATTAACAAGAGCATTGATTACTTAACCATTACAGTATAGTATTAAGATAAACAAGAAGAATTTCTTACCTCCTTAATTTGGTCTGGGAGGTTACGGAGTCCTTGAATGATCTCTGAACGGCGGGGCTGAGCTGATATTCTGTCCTCTGATACCATAAGTGCAAACATTACTAATGAAATTATCTGAGATGTATAAGCCTTAGTTGAGGCAACACCAATTTCAGGGCCAGCATTTATGTGAACACCACAGTGGGACTCGCGGCAAATTGAGGAGCCGACTGTATTAGTAATTCCAACAATAAGTGCTCCACGTTGCTTGCAGTAcctataagaaaaaaaagttagaaagCTGGTCAATTTCAGATAAAAAAAGTCCTTATTTATTATAGAATGAATGGTACTGTATTGTAATTTTGATTTAGCCTTCTAAACAAAGCATAAAGTATTGTTATGAAATACTTACAACTGTAACATCTTAATTATTGTATGAATCAAAATAGAGAATGTCTTctgaatatattaaattttaaaaatctaTGAAAATGTTCAACATAATGTCACTTACCTCAGTGCCATTAAAGTATCAGCCGTTTCTCCCGATTGTGAAATGAAAAAGCAAACATCATCCCTAAATATTGGAGTGTTACGATCTAAGAAATCAGATGCTAAATCTACCATAACGGGGAGTTCTGTTAATTCTTCTAATAGCTGACGAGTAGCAATAGCAGAATTGTATGATGTTCCACAAGCAATGAGCAAGAGGCGTCTGCAGCGACGAATTTCACCGATGTAATCCTGAAGGAATAtcaaaatttctaaaagaaatgtTTTCTATGAACTATTGAAATCATGCAATGCAATGTATTTAACAATGAAATTGGCAAGATATCTTGAAGAAAGTATTAGTATTAGCAgagaatatttctttatataatactcctgttcctgcttcctttcctctATTGTACTGTTGTACCTTTTCAAACTTTTACCTCAGAATACCAGTAAGATTTtcagaaatttaataaaaatcaaacaggttttttcctttcctcttaaaCTTTTCAGTTATTTTAGATCAATTGATCCATACCGCTGTTTCCTTGTCTAAACTCTACTGCTGGCTAAAGGAACaaggtgaatttaaaaaaaaactgaataatacCTGTAATAAGGTGATTTGATTTATATGAAAGAATGGAAGATGATAGGCTGCAGAAAATGTATGCACAAATTATAATTTTTGGGGGCAGAGTTATTAGATTGAGAGGCCCAGTATACAAGAACCCTGTggaaaatacaagagagagaggtgtGCTGTAGTATGTTGGGAAGACTGATACATTGTTGAGTTGTCTTATACGTTAATATTAGCCTAACAGTAGAAGCTTCGAGCCTGGATGTTACATCCTTAGTCCAGCagttaaaaaattaatatatctgaAACTGCTCATCTCATTTTTCCCTGTGGCCCCTTAATATTAggaaaaacatatttgttgaatACAATATAGTATATTTGTGGAATACAATACAGGTTTTTCTATAGAAGAATGTTGAAAATAAATGTCAGTAAAAGTAGGTTATGAGGGCAACTGGAAATGAAGAAGAAAGTTTAACATGGATCAGGGAAGAATGAAAGCAGTTGATTCTTATGATTTTTTGCATTTGGGTAATaccgtacagtacagtatatgtaacggATGATTTGAGATTTGAAGATTGTGTGTGTCTATGGAGATACAAAACTGGAATTTAGGAAACATGTCaaaatgcaaatgaaagaaaaggTGAATTATTGCTACTACATATGTGGAGTAGGAAGAACTAAATGGCTCAGTGCATATAGGGATATTCAAAATGCTGTAGATGAGCCTTCTGTATATGCTTATTAAGAAGCTAATACAGAATTGAGGATTTTTTCTGCACCAGGATAACCATGATTCAGCGATTTAAAAGTAAGTTTGTTACTAACTTTTCACTGTTGCAAGCCCCTAACATATAAGATAGCTGATAACATCACAATATCCTAACATAACTAAATTCAGTGTTTTATACCTTAATTCCTCCAAGTACTACAGTTTCACTGTCAAAGTTGATTCTTCCTCTCATGGTGGTGACAACTGACTCAGGCTGCTCGAAAATTTCTTTTTGCATGAAGGAGGAGAAATTGCCTTTCATGATTTGCTGGATTTCCATCTTCAATGTAGTAATTTCACGAGCATGGGTATCTTCAAGAGTTCTTTTCAGTCTGTGGATCTTCAAGACACCCTCCTTTTCAACACTTGCtacatcatcatcctgaaagaagaaATACATCTTTTACAGACAGCCAAGCCTAGAGTTAATGGTTGAAAGTACCAAGTATTTGAAATAACATACATATGGTATGTTTCTGCAATGTAAAGAAATCAAATTGAATTGTTTTCTTACGTTTATTTCAATTATAAACAAATTTGAATGTTAATAATATTGAATCACTAATTAAGAGAGAAACAAATTCTTGATCTCTTCAACAAGATCCAATTGGAAATCACTGTTAATCTAGTACTGTATATTACTTGAGACCATTTTAGATCTATGGTCATCTAACTGTTTGGTACATCTTCTGAGGTTATTATTTATATGGAGATAATAAAACTTTGTGGCTAAGAAAAGGGATTCAAAATAATGTAGAACAAATTGGCAAGGATAAAGTATCAAATATTGATAGTGAAATATTGTTTATAAGTAGAGAAAGATGCAAGTGTGTTAGAAAAAGCTGGATTACGAAGGTGAATAAAATTGACAAAGATGGAGCAACGAATTAATATAAAGGAAGAATTGATGTGTTATATTCATAAAAGTACTtaggaatacagtacagtatatgcaaaaatgTGAAATATGACAGTATAGCAAaatgtttgaaaagaaaaaaaaagatgcatgTATGAGGAAGCAAAAGTTAAGATGCAAGACATAATGACTGTGCCAATGCTCCTCTGTGAAGTGATAAATTAGAGAGAGAACATGAGTAAAGTAACATCGATTTAAAGGATGATTGACTACAAAAATTATCGTAAATCGGTGGAAAGATTTTATGTTTTCAGATAGTTTAGATATATGGGGAAAAAAGGATGATAAGAGACTGTCCCtgaaatttccaattttttatagGAAGCAAGAGTGTGAGAAGTTAGCTAGATGAAGTCAAATTGGAATAACATTAAAAATGAAGAGGAGTGAGAGTGGGTTGACAAAATTGAATGGTGCATTGTTTGTGAGAGATAGGCTGATTTGTTGATGATGACCGACTGTTCAAGTATATcatacaatagatttttttttgttttttttttttggtcagttaAAGAATGGAGGTCTGACTTAGTAGCTAATTACCACTGCAAGTTTTACAAAAGGTTTTCAATAGCCAGagcaaaactaaaaacaaaaatgcTTTTACGATTAAAAAATACCTTTTACAATCTGGAAATGCAGATGCATACATTTCAACCCTATTCAAGAATGAAGATTGCATATAGCTACACATTCTATTATAATACTATAGCAATTTCATTATCAACACTAATAAATAACAAGATGACTAAGGCTTAAATTTTTAGTGTCTGAACAACATTTTAATACTACAGTACACTTACAAGAAGATATATGACTCTGTCAGTGTGTTCAATGATAGCGGATGCATCAGAGGCAAAGAAATATTCAACTTCTTTGTTGTCTCCTTGAGGAAGGAACTCTGAGGTGGATTGTGATCGTGCAAGACCGTGTGCTGGAATTTCGTGACCATGTGGACGATGATCTGTGTGGACAAAAGTAAAAGTAGTTTTCCATCtgtcttttcttaaaaaaaaactgaattactttgtacttaaaatatataattagtgTACTTAAAAGCAAAATCTACAAATAATTTAATGCAATTGTAATAAAAGGTTCAGGATGAAGCGAGTTACTCAAGATGAAgattttaaggaaaaaatattctaCATACAACTGGgtcaaataaaaagggaaaaagttaaaaataaagacAATATCTACAAAATATAACGGCTATATTACTGTTTCAAGTGAGGTAACATACGATGTGCACACTTTACCTGACTGGGTGTCTGTTGGGGTATTTAGGGACAGAGGTACAATATAGTGGGTTTGGGAATCATGCGGCGGATGACCAGAGATGGAAGCCAGCCGTAACGAAAATAAAAAAGGGTGGAAAATACAATACAATTAGGTTAGTATATTCATTGCATCGTACTAAACATTTACTAGAAATACAACGTCCGAATGTGTGACGTTGCCTGTGTCACTTTTAATATTGCAGTAGAAAATGTCGAAGAGATAAACATGCTTGCCAGTCAATCACTGATGACTGTAGACAATCTTGAGTAACCAAATGTCTTGGGCAAAGAAGCAAGTCATTCTTACTAGTTATTACTAAAAGATGTATTGAGAATATAAAAATGATATAAGTGCCAGTAATGGAATGAGTGAATAAACTACTGTACTATAAATTAAGGAAACATGCTAAAACACCAGCCATAAAATAGTTTTGCTTAGCAGTTTGTTTATGAAATTTCTCACCATCAACAGTACAAAATGAAAATGACATTcaaaagaatgataaatagaaTGGGAATATTTTACAGAATAAAATCTACTCTGTTATCTGTTCTAATCCTGGGCAGCCAACCCAAAAATATCTTATCATGCAAAGATTTATGATGGTGTGTCCATAGGTATTCCAtatttacagtaataaaaaaaaatggtaattatttATGTCACCACATATTTGATGTCATGTGTCAGTTACAAGGTGTGGTAAATTTTCAGTAGAATAAGATATTTGTACATCATTTTTCAAGCAGTATTTTACAGCATTTTAACAGTCCTGAATTTGAAGCAAAAACCATAATTATAACGTATAGGCTTTCAGTTCTGTCATGTCTACCAACAATAAAAgctgatatctcatatataaacaatatatacagtatgtacacgcAACATTAGTATGTATCTTGTATATTTAATGATACATATGTTAACAATTTGTTTCATAGCTAGAAAGACCAATTAATGTTCACACTGAATTTATTATTAACAACTAATTGCTTTCCGCATTGAAAACTgaattattaatttcataaaatatcattaacataattaacaactaaattaaaaaagcaattaaatttatcatgaaaaataagttaaaaataaaatgGCAAAGGATATTACCTTTCAATTTGGAATGTTCTGTTAAAAAGACAGGATCAGGatttggaaagaaagaaaaaaaggtgtGTTATTGAAAACTAGATAGATTTAAAATATGGTATAAAGTACAGACAACTATTTACATTGTTTTGTCATTAAAATTGAGACCAAAAACCTCAAAATACTTTAAAAAGACTGAAACTCAAACAACATAGAGCACTCATCAAATGTGAGACTTTAGTGTATGAGCCTGTGAAGATTAAACAATTCAACTCTAACTTCTGTAGACCAAATTTTTCCAACTGAAATTAGAGATGATACCTGTGAAGGTACATCAGAAATGACAGACTGATAGTTAATGCATCTTCAAACATCATTAAGTAAGCTCTTTCAATTCCTAAAATACCTTTTAGagatcatatacaatatatatatatatattatatatatatatatatatatatatatatatatatatatatatatatatatatatatatatatatatatatatatatatatatatatattatatatatatatacctatatatatatatatacacatatactatatatatatatatatatatatatatatatatatatatatatatatatatatatatatatatatatatatatatatatatatatatatattatatatatatatacctatatatatatatatacacatatactatatatatatatatatatatatatatatatatatatatatatatatatatatatatatatatatatatatatatatacagtatatatatatatatatatatatatatatatatatatatatatatatatatatatatatatatatatatatatatatatatatatatatatacatatatatattatatctatctatctatctatctatctatatatatatatatattatatatatatacagtatatatatatatatatatatatatatatatatatatatatatatatatatatatatatatatatatatatatatatatatatgtatatatctatctatctatctatctatctatatctatatctatatctatatctatatatatatatatatatatatatatatatatatatatatatatatatatatatatatatatatatatctatatatctatatatctatatatc
This genomic stretch from Palaemon carinicauda isolate YSFRI2023 chromosome 12, ASM3689809v2, whole genome shotgun sequence harbors:
- the LOC137651257 gene encoding glutamine--fructose-6-phosphate aminotransferase [isomerizing] 2-like isoform X10: MWISFAGIITNYKDVKQFLVQKGHKFRSDTDTEIIAKLIKHIHGLHPNYSFRELVEQVIQQLEGAFALCFKSMHFPGEVVATRRGSPLLVGIKTKTKLATDHIPILYSKDSPEKVELKDTQSDHRPHGHEIPAHGLARSQSTSEFLPQGDNKEVEYFFASDASAIIEHTDRVIYLLDDDVASVEKEGVLKIHRLKRTLEDTHAREITTLKMEIQQIMKGNFSSFMQKEIFEQPESVVTTMRGRINFDSETVVLGGIKDYIGEIRRCRRLLLIACGTSYNSAIATRQLLEELTELPVMVDLASDFLDRNTPIFRDDVCFFISQSGETADTLMALRYCKQRGALIVGITNTVGSSICRESHCGVHINAGPEIGVASTKAYTSQIISLVMFALMVSEDRISAQPRRSEIIQGLRNLPDQIKEVLELDSKIQEISKKVFEKKSLLVLGRGYNYATCLEGALKIKEITYMHSEGILAGELKHGPLALVDKGMPIIMICTRDNVFVKCMNALQQVTAREGRPILICHKNDQEPQKYGSSVLEVPKTVDCLQGILTVIPLQLVSYHVAVLKGCNVDCPRNLAKSVTVE
- the LOC137651257 gene encoding glutamine--fructose-6-phosphate aminotransferase [isomerizing] 2-like isoform X4, which translates into the protein MWISFAGIITNYKDVKQFLVQKGHKFRSDTDTEIIAKLIKHIHGLHPNYSFRELVEQVIQQLEGAFALCFKSMHFPGEVVATRRGSPLLVGIKTKTKLATDHIPILYSKDVFEFGGRALSTRDREHSKLKDTQSDHRPHGHEIPAHGLARSQSTSEFLPQGDNKEVEYFFASDASAIIEHTDRVIYLLDDDVASVEKEGVLKIHRLKRTLEDTHAREITTLKMEIQQIMKGNFSSFMQKEIFEQPESVVTTMRGRINFDSETVVLGGIKDYIGEIRRCRRLLLIACGTSYNSAIATRQLLEELTELPVMVDLASDFLDRNTPIFRDDVCFFISQSGETADTLMALRYCKQRGALIVGITNTVGSSICRESHCGVHINAGPEIGVASTKAYTSQIISLVMFALMVSEDRISAQPRRSEIIQGLRNLPDQIKEVLELDSKIQEISKKVFEKKSLLVLGRGYNYATCLEGALKIKEITYMHSEGILAGELKHGPLALVDKGMPIIMICTRDNVFVKCMNALQQVTAREGRPILICHKNDQEPQKYGSSVLEVPKTVDCLQGILTVIPLQLVSYHVAVLKGCNVDCPRNLAKSVTVE
- the LOC137651257 gene encoding glutamine--fructose-6-phosphate aminotransferase [isomerizing] 2-like isoform X5, with protein sequence MWISFAGIITNYKDVKQFLVQKGHKFRSDTDTEIIAKLIKHIHGLHPNYSFRELVEQVIQQLEGAFALCFKSMHFPGEVVATRRGSPLLVGIKTKTKLATDHIPILYSKDVFEFGGRALSTRDRDSPEKVELKDHRPHGHEIPAHGLARSQSTSEFLPQGDNKEVEYFFASDASAIIEHTDRVIYLLDDDVASVEKEGVLKIHRLKRTLEDTHAREITTLKMEIQQIMKGNFSSFMQKEIFEQPESVVTTMRGRINFDSETVVLGGIKDYIGEIRRCRRLLLIACGTSYNSAIATRQLLEELTELPVMVDLASDFLDRNTPIFRDDVCFFISQSGETADTLMALRYCKQRGALIVGITNTVGSSICRESHCGVHINAGPEIGVASTKAYTSQIISLVMFALMVSEDRISAQPRRSEIIQGLRNLPDQIKEVLELDSKIQEISKKVFEKKSLLVLGRGYNYATCLEGALKIKEITYMHSEGILAGELKHGPLALVDKGMPIIMICTRDNVFVKCMNALQQVTAREGRPILICHKNDQEPQKYGSSVLEVPKTVDCLQGILTVIPLQLVSYHVAVLKGCNVDCPRNLAKSVTVE
- the LOC137651257 gene encoding glutamine--fructose-6-phosphate aminotransferase [isomerizing] 2-like isoform X3 yields the protein MWISFAGIITNYKDVKQFLVQKGHKFRSDTDTEIIAKLIKHIHGLHPNYSFRELVEQVIQQLEGAFALCFKSMHFPGEVVATRRGSPLLVGIKTKTKLATDHIPILYSKDVFEFGGRALSTRDRDSPEKVELKDTQSDHRPHGHEIPAHGLARSQSTSEFLPQGDNKEVEYFFASDASAIIEHTDRVIYLLDDDVASVEKEGVLKIHRLKRTLEDTHAREITTLKMEIQQIMKGNFSSFMQKEIFEQPESVVTTMRGRINFDSETVVLGGIKDYIGEIRRCRRLLLIACGTSYNSAIATRQLLEELTELPVMVDLASDFLDRNTPIFRDDVCFFISQSGETADTLMALRYCKQRGALIVGITNTVGSSICRESHCGVHINAGPEIGVASTKAYTSQIISLVMFALMVSEDRISAQPRRSEIIQGLRNLPDQIKEVLELDSKIQEISKKVFEKKSLLVLGRGYNYATCLEGALKIKEITYMHSEGILAGELKHGPLALVDKGMPIIMICTRDNVFVKCMNALQQVTAREGRPILICHKNDQEPQKYGSSVLEVPKTVDCLQGILTVIPLQLVSYHVAVLKGCNVDCPRNLAKSVTVE
- the LOC137651257 gene encoding glutamine--fructose-6-phosphate aminotransferase [isomerizing] 2-like isoform X2, with translation MWISFAGIITNYKDVKQFLVQKGHKFRSDTDTEIIAKLIKHIHGLHPNYSFRELVEQVIQQLEGAFALCFKSMHFPGEVVATRRGSPLLVGIKTKTKLATDHIPILYSKDVFEFGGRALSTRDRDSPEKVELKEHSKLKDHRPHGHEIPAHGLARSQSTSEFLPQGDNKEVEYFFASDASAIIEHTDRVIYLLDDDVASVEKEGVLKIHRLKRTLEDTHAREITTLKMEIQQIMKGNFSSFMQKEIFEQPESVVTTMRGRINFDSETVVLGGIKDYIGEIRRCRRLLLIACGTSYNSAIATRQLLEELTELPVMVDLASDFLDRNTPIFRDDVCFFISQSGETADTLMALRYCKQRGALIVGITNTVGSSICRESHCGVHINAGPEIGVASTKAYTSQIISLVMFALMVSEDRISAQPRRSEIIQGLRNLPDQIKEVLELDSKIQEISKKVFEKKSLLVLGRGYNYATCLEGALKIKEITYMHSEGILAGELKHGPLALVDKGMPIIMICTRDNVFVKCMNALQQVTAREGRPILICHKNDQEPQKYGSSVLEVPKTVDCLQGILTVIPLQLVSYHVAVLKGCNVDCPRNLAKSVTVE
- the LOC137651257 gene encoding glutamine--fructose-6-phosphate aminotransferase [isomerizing] 2-like isoform X1 — encoded protein: MWISFAGIITNYKDVKQFLVQKGHKFRSDTDTEIIAKLIKHIHGLHPNYSFRELVEQVIQQLEGAFALCFKSMHFPGEVVATRRGSPLLVGIKTKTKLATDHIPILYSKDVFEFGGRALSTRDRDSPEKVELKEHSKLKDTQSDHRPHGHEIPAHGLARSQSTSEFLPQGDNKEVEYFFASDASAIIEHTDRVIYLLDDDVASVEKEGVLKIHRLKRTLEDTHAREITTLKMEIQQIMKGNFSSFMQKEIFEQPESVVTTMRGRINFDSETVVLGGIKDYIGEIRRCRRLLLIACGTSYNSAIATRQLLEELTELPVMVDLASDFLDRNTPIFRDDVCFFISQSGETADTLMALRYCKQRGALIVGITNTVGSSICRESHCGVHINAGPEIGVASTKAYTSQIISLVMFALMVSEDRISAQPRRSEIIQGLRNLPDQIKEVLELDSKIQEISKKVFEKKSLLVLGRGYNYATCLEGALKIKEITYMHSEGILAGELKHGPLALVDKGMPIIMICTRDNVFVKCMNALQQVTAREGRPILICHKNDQEPQKYGSSVLEVPKTVDCLQGILTVIPLQLVSYHVAVLKGCNVDCPRNLAKSVTVE
- the LOC137651257 gene encoding glutamine--fructose-6-phosphate aminotransferase [isomerizing] 2-like isoform X13, with translation MWISFAGIITNYKDVKQFLVQKGHKFRSDTDTEIIAKLIKHIHGLHPNYSFRELVEQVIQQLEGAFALCFKSMHFPGEVVATRRGSPLLVGIKTKTKLATDHIPILYSKEHSKLKDHRPHGHEIPAHGLARSQSTSEFLPQGDNKEVEYFFASDASAIIEHTDRVIYLLDDDVASVEKEGVLKIHRLKRTLEDTHAREITTLKMEIQQIMKGNFSSFMQKEIFEQPESVVTTMRGRINFDSETVVLGGIKDYIGEIRRCRRLLLIACGTSYNSAIATRQLLEELTELPVMVDLASDFLDRNTPIFRDDVCFFISQSGETADTLMALRYCKQRGALIVGITNTVGSSICRESHCGVHINAGPEIGVASTKAYTSQIISLVMFALMVSEDRISAQPRRSEIIQGLRNLPDQIKEVLELDSKIQEISKKVFEKKSLLVLGRGYNYATCLEGALKIKEITYMHSEGILAGELKHGPLALVDKGMPIIMICTRDNVFVKCMNALQQVTAREGRPILICHKNDQEPQKYGSSVLEVPKTVDCLQGILTVIPLQLVSYHVAVLKGCNVDCPRNLAKSVTVE
- the LOC137651257 gene encoding glutamine--fructose-6-phosphate aminotransferase [isomerizing] 2-like isoform X8, with the protein product MWISFAGIITNYKDVKQFLVQKGHKFRSDTDTEIIAKLIKHIHGLHPNYSFRELVEQVIQQLEGAFALCFKSMHFPGEVVATRRGSPLLVGIKTKTKLATDHIPILYSKDSPEKVELKEHSKLKDHRPHGHEIPAHGLARSQSTSEFLPQGDNKEVEYFFASDASAIIEHTDRVIYLLDDDVASVEKEGVLKIHRLKRTLEDTHAREITTLKMEIQQIMKGNFSSFMQKEIFEQPESVVTTMRGRINFDSETVVLGGIKDYIGEIRRCRRLLLIACGTSYNSAIATRQLLEELTELPVMVDLASDFLDRNTPIFRDDVCFFISQSGETADTLMALRYCKQRGALIVGITNTVGSSICRESHCGVHINAGPEIGVASTKAYTSQIISLVMFALMVSEDRISAQPRRSEIIQGLRNLPDQIKEVLELDSKIQEISKKVFEKKSLLVLGRGYNYATCLEGALKIKEITYMHSEGILAGELKHGPLALVDKGMPIIMICTRDNVFVKCMNALQQVTAREGRPILICHKNDQEPQKYGSSVLEVPKTVDCLQGILTVIPLQLVSYHVAVLKGCNVDCPRNLAKSVTVE